The window GGGTCGTCTCCGTCTGCATGCTGCTCTTCGTCCTCTCCACGGTCATCGTCATCATCTACTATGGTGAAAAACAGGCGGAATACCTCTTCGGCACCTTCTTCTCCAAGCTGGTCAAGTTTGGCTACATCGCCGCCATCTTCCTCGGCGCCGTCGGCGGCCTGGAATTCATCTTCCAGTTCCTCGATTTCGTCCTCGGAATAACGGTGATTCCAAACATCGTCGGCCTCCTGATGATGAGCGGCAAGGCCGTCGAGCTGAAAAAGGAGTTCTTCAGCGATCCGCGCTATTACCTGAAAGATACCGCAAAATGCCAGCATGAAGAAGCAAAAATATTGATCGGAAACGAGGAATAGAGATATGAGCGAAATAAGAGAACTGTTGTACGAACTTGTGTCGGTACAGAGCGACACCGGCACAAAACTTGAGGTGAAGATGGGCGAAAAAATATTCGACATCATCCGTCGGAACGAATACTTCGCCAAACATCCGGAATTATGCGGCATGGAGAGCGGCGGCGACTTCCTCGGGCGTTCCGTCGTCTGGGCGCTTAAAAAGGGCTCCACAAACCGCACGGTCATCCTCTCCGGCCACTATGACGCCGTCGAGATAGACTCCTACGGCGAGCTTAAACCCTACGCGCTGGAGCCGGACGAACTCAAGAAACACCTTAAAGAGGTCGTGCGCTCCGACAACGCGGCGCTTGCGGCGACAGAGGACGACAACTGGCTCTTTGGGCGCGGCGCCGCCGACATGAAGGCCGGCATCGCTATAAACCTGCACGCGCTCTTCACCACGGAGAACGCGGAGGCGAGCGTTCTCTTCGCCGCCGTCTGCGACGAGGAAAACCTCTCCGCCGGCTGCCGCACGATGATGCCGCTGCTCTCGGAGCTGCGCCGCCGTTTCGGGCTTGACTACAGGCTCTGTGTCATAACCGAGCCGCAGCTCTCCTCGCCGGACGAACCCAACAAATTCAGCGTCTACTGCGGCGGTACCGGCAAGATGCTGCCCATGATAATGGCAAAGGGTAAGCTGGCGCACTGCGCGCAGAACATCGAGGGGCTCAACGCCGCCTATATGCTCGCGGAGGCCGTGCGCCGCATCGAGCTGAACCCAGAGCTCATGAGCAGCGACCTTGGCATCAGCACGCAGTCGCCGTCGTTCCAGATCATGAAGGATATGAAGACCACCTACGACGTCTCCATGCCGGAATACGCCGTGGGATGCGCCAACATCCTCTTTCTCGGAGAGGGCCGCCAGCGGGAGATCATGGAGAAGCTGCGGGATATATGCCGTACCGCTTTCAAAAATGTGATGACGCGCTACAACGCCACCTTTGATATCTGCAAGAACAAAGGACTCGTCACCGAATCCCTGCGTCTCAAAGCGGAGCCAGTGGTAATGAGCTTCAGCGAGCTGTGCGGCAAGGTAAAGGAGGTCAAGGGGGAGGGCTACGCCGAATTTATCAAAGAAAAAGAGGCGGAGCTCGCCGAGAAGATAAACTCCGGCGAACTGAACATGCAGCAGGCCGCCGCCGCCCACATCAGGACGATGATTGAGGCCTCGCTCATCGACTACCCCGCCTTCGTCATCGGCATGGCCCCGCCCTACTATCCCGCGAACAGCAACGAACACCTTGACTGCGATATATCCGTATTTGAGGAGGCGGTGCGTGAGGTAGTAACCGGCAGATACGGCTACGAACTGGATATGATGCCCTACCTGCCCGGCATGGCCGATATCAGCTATATGTCCTGCACAAATCCCGCGGCGGAAAAGGCCCTCATGGAACAGCTCTCCGTCCCGCGCTCCCTCTACGACATTCCCTTCGACGATATCGCGGCGCTCAACATCCCCTGCTACAACCTCGGCCCGCACAGCGGCAATGTCCACCAGATGCTAGAGAGAGTATGGCTCCCCGACGTTGAAAAGGTCGTGCCGGAGACGATCGCGAAGATCATCGAGAGGGCGTAAATATAGAAGATAAAATATAAATTGATATAGAGGGGATAGCCATTTTTACGCAATCTCCTCTATACTGCTCTCTGTTCAATACCCTATTTTCCATTCTCAACTATCGATGTACTCCATATTTATTCTTACGACGATTTTCTTTATCGGTTGGGAAATATCTCTTGTTACATATGGTTGGTGTCCATCCTCAGGAAAGAAAATAGATACGCTCTCATTTGCTTTATTTTGCATGATACAATCGGCCTGTCCCGTATAATTCTGAACATCAGTAGCTTCATTGTAGCTACCGGATTTTATCAATTTTGCTACGGGACAATAACCCACGCATTCTTCGCCAGAAATAGTCATTTGTAGGTCAGCACTGCGGAAATGGTTTTCAAAAAGCGCCTCCTCAGAGAATATCGTACGGACCTCCTGTATCAGGGCAAATACCTTTGCCCCATCTATTGGATAACGCCCTGGCGGCAACGAAGCAAGGTCGCTGTTCTTGATAAAATCAACCGCTAACTTGATTCCCCGACCCAAGCAAAAATATCTATTTATTTCTGTCACTGTGGTTCTGATCATCCGAGTCTACTTCCTCTCTATGTACATCAATCCTTGGGAATTACCAAACATCCATTGTAAAAAGCGGCGTTGTCTTCGCCATGTATATAGATTGTTTTCCCTCGCAAAATAGTTCTGACCGGCAAACCGATACCGGATAACCCGATGAATGCAGATATCTTATTTTTATAGAGTAGAGAGTCTTTTGTAATTATCCACGGCATAAGAGGGTCAAATATAACTAGATCTGCGTCAAAACCAATCTTGACCGCACCCTTTTGCCCATATAGGCCAAAAATCTTTGCAGGATTCGCGGAAAGAGCTTTGGAGAGCAGTGTAGGAGAATATTTTCTTTGGTTTATGGCATATTCAAAAAACAACTGCATCGTATTTTGAAGCCCGCTTATCCCTCCCCACGCGCAAAATACCCCATGCAGAGAGACATCTTTTTCATCCTCTCTGCATGGAGAATGATCTGAACATATAACAGACAGGACACCATTGGCGACATAATTCCATAACCTTTCCCGGCAATCGACTTCCCTTAACGGAGGTGCACATTTAAAAAAAGCTCCCTTTGCCAATAAATCCGTAGAACTAAAGACAAGATAGTGCATACAGGTTTCTGCCGTTATCGGCAAACCCTCTCTTTGTGCAAAATCAATCAGCGCCGCCACTGCCGGATGACTCACATGACATATATGCGCGCGGGCTCCTGTCTCTCTCACTAATGCAATAACATTTGTTACAGCGGTAAGTTCCGCGGATAGCGGCCTTGTAGTTAAATAATCTTGCCAACTACAGTTTTCTTTATTAAGGAACTTATTCTCTTCTTTTTTGATTGTATAATAATCTTCTGCATGAAAACCTACCAGGCCATTAAATTGTAAAGTTTCTTTAAAAACTCTTGCGACAGTATCTTCTCCAAGAGTCTGGTAGTCTTCCGACACTGGAGCAAGAAATATCTTATATGCCACACATCCAGCTTTGTGCAATTCTTTTATATCATTAATATTATAATTAAGCGCGGCACCCCAAAAAGCATAGTCAACAGCAGAGCGGCCAGAAAGCACCCTGGCCTTTTTTGAAAAAGCATCTAAGTTAAAGAGTGGAGGTTCATTTTGGAGGGGCATGTCAATGACTGTCGTAACACCACCCGCCGCTGCCGCTGAGGTTCCCGTGCAAAAATCTTCGCGCCATGTAAACCCAGGATCATTAAGATGGACATGACAATCTACAAGGCCGGGAAAAATATATTTTCCACGCGCATCAACAATCTCGGTAGCAAGGCAGGAGGACAATTCGCCAATGGCAACAATCTTACCTTCCTTTACGCCTATATCTGCACGGACAATCCTTTCCTCAAGGACAATTTTTCCACCTGAAACAATTAAATCATACACTGGCGCACCTCCAGTTTACAGATATAACATATCAATATCGGAGATTTAGATGGCGTACAAATTACGCCATCTAAATCCACCTCTATTTCATTAATCTCAAAACTATCGTGCGGACAAGACCTCCAGCGCCGCACCGGTATCGCACTTGTATCCGTGCGCGTTGAAGGCGTCGCATAGCGCTACGGTCAGCAGCGCCATTTTCGCGGGGTTGGAGTTGACACCCATTAGGCCGACGCGGTGGATCTTACCCTTCAGCTCGCCGAGGCCGCCGCCGATTTCGATGCTGTATTTGTCCATAAGGTATTTGCGCACCGAAGCCTCGTTCACACCCTCGGGGGTGTAGTAGGTGGTCAGGCTCGGCAGACGGTATTTTTCTTCCACGACCGGCTTCAGCCCCATAGCCTCAAGCACCTTCCAGAAGATACGCGCATTGGACCAGTGGCGCTCCCAACGTTTTTCATTTCCCTCTTCGAGGATGATGCGCAGCGCCTCGTTGAGCGCGTAGGTCATGTTTATCGGCGCCGTATGGTGGTAGAAGCGGTCTTCTCCCCAGTAGCGCATTATCATGTTAAGGTCGAGATACCAGTTTTTGACGGGTATTTCGCGTTTGCTGATCCATTCGCCCATACGCGGGGAGACGGTGAGAGGCGCCAGACCGGGAGGGCAGTTGAGGCATTTCTGGGTCCCGCTGTATGTCATATCGAATTTGAGCCTCTCTACAGGGACTTCCACACCGCCGAGGGAGGTGACGCAGTCCACGAGCAGGAACATCCCCGCCTCGTGCACCATCTTTGAGATCTCCTCAAGCGGCTGAAGGACGCCGGTGGAGGTCTCCGCGTGAACAATGCCGACTACTTTCGCGTCGGGGTTGTCTTTTATGGCCTTTTGCAGGTCGGCAGGGTCGATGGGCCTGCCCATCGGCGATCCGACGACGACTACGTTGGCTCCGTAGCGGGAGGCGACGTCCGTCATCCTCTGTCCGAATACGCCGTGGACGCAGATGATGACTTTCATCTCCGGAAGTACGGTGTTGGCCCAGGCGGCCTCCATACCGGCGCTTCCCGTTCCCGGCATCGCCATGGTGAGTTCGTTCTCCGTCTGGAAGACGTATTTAAGAAGCTCTCTGGTCTCGTTCATGATTCCCAGAAAATCGGGATCAAGGTGCCCGATCATCGGCTCACTCATCGCCCGCAGCACACGCTGGTCGGCGTTGGATGGGCCGGGGCCCATTAGTAATTTTTCTGTTGTTTTACGAAGCGGTAAGGTCATTCCTGCTTTAAGTTCCATTTCTGTTTCGGCTCCCTTCATTCACAATGATAATATTAATTTGTCCTACGAGCGTGTAACACGCTACCATGTATTAAATTAATAACGCCTCTGTCAAAGACACATTTTCCTCTTACGAATGTCATCACCACTTTCCCCGTAACTGCCATCCCATGATATGGTGTATGCTTGTTTTTATAAAAAAGATTTTCCTGAAACACCAACCATTTTTCCGTGGGGTCAAATACCATGAAGTCTGCGTCACACCCCACAGAAATCGCTCCCTTTTCCGGCCATAGACCAAATATTTCTGCCGCTTTGGTGGAGGTTAACCTGGCAAGGTCCTCAACACCGAGTCCTCTTTTGATAACTCCATGATAAAAAAGAAGTGGAAAGAACGTTTGAACCCCATTTATTCCTCCCCATATATCCCAGAAATTGCCACGTAGCGATTTTTTCTGAGACCGCGTTGAGGGAGAATGATCAGAGCCTAGCATATCAATCTTACCTGATAAAAGCATATCCCACATTCCGTCCACATCTTTTTGTTTTCTTACCGGCGGAGTACACTTTAATATTCCCTGCATCCTTTCAAGGTCATCTTCAGTAAAAATCAGGTAGTGAGGGCATGTTTCCACAGTTGCCTTAACACCGCGGCTTCTGGCGGCAACAACCTTTTCTACCACACTTGGAATAGATGCATGGCATATATGCACCCTGGCCCCGCTGATTTCTGCCACCTCCAAGACCATTTCCACCGCTTTTTCTTCTGAGATTGGAGGATGTGCCTTTAAAAAATCTTTCACACCATTTCTGCCCGATGATTTGGCCTCGCTCTCCAGCACGCTGACGATTTTCTCATCTTCACAATGGACGCCTATCAGAAAATCATGGGCAGCAGCTTCCATCATTCCTTTGAGAAGCACATCCCTGGTAACATAAGGAAAATCTTCCCCCGCATAACAGGTAAATGCCTTAAATGCACAGGCGCCAGAACCTGCCATATCCACCAGGTATTCCGTGTTGTCATTAACCAGTCCACCCCATAAAGCACAATCAACAACTGCTTTCTCAATAACAGACATCTTTTTCTGTTCAAGCGCGGAAAGAGAAATAATCGTAGGGTTTCCGGAGAGGGGCATATCTATCACCGTCGTCACACCACCAGCGGCAGCGGCCATTGTACCGGTACGAAGGTCTTCCCGCTCTGGCAGCCCGGGGTCATTAAAGTGGACGTGCGGGTCAATAACACCCGGGAATAAATATTTGCGTCCGATATCAACAACAGACACCGCCGGCAAGTCTCTCCCACATGGAATTATGTCTGCGATTTTTTCATCCTTTACACAGACATCAGATGTAACCACACCATGCGGTGTAACGGCCATACAGTTCTTCAATACAAGATCGAACATATCCCTCTCCTTAAACACGCTAAGAACCTATTTCACACCTACCATCGCCGCTATCAAAGCCATCCGTATCGGCACACTGAAAGCCATTTGTTGAAAATAAAGTTGAAATTCACTATTATCGATATCATGGTCAAACTCAACGTCATTTCGCGGCAGAGAGTGCATTATGCCTACCTTCCTACCCGTTTTCTTCTTTATGGTTTCCAGCCCTTCAAGTGTGATATAGAATGGCTTTATCAAATCCAGGAAAGCCGCTCGGTCCTCAGGATTATCCTTAGGTACACTGCATCCAGGCAGATAGCAGGCATCACAATCCGACATCAACTCCATGATCTCCGCATTGCTTAAGTCATTATATATCTCGTATTTTGCTCCGGCTTCGTTTAGTTTATCATGCACCAGAGGAAGCATCTTATTTTTACTAGAGCCTACATAAATGATTTCCGCTCCCATCTGAGCAAGTCCCATCGCAAAAGAATGGCCACTCCTTGCCCTAGAGAGATCCGGCGTGGCAATCATAATCTTCATTCCCATGAAATCCCCAAAGGCACGATAGCATGTATAGAGGTCAAGTATACCCTGTGTAGGATGCGTGACATCTCCCCAGCCACAACTTATCACAGGCACGGTGGCACCGTTCAGAGAGCTAAATACCTTCTCGTCATCATAATGGCGTAATCCGATAATATCTGTATAAGTAGATACTGTTCGCAGATAATCGAACAGGGACTCGCCTTTTGCCGTTGACGAGCTATGTAGCGGATTAGATTCAGAAAGTACACTGCCGCCAAGCCTTACCATAGCGTCTTCTGTACTGAACCGTGTCCTGGTACTGGGCTGAAAAAATATTGTCCCCAGGATCCTGTTATTCATCAAATTCAGGCGATGCTTCCAGAAAGGCTCTATCATTTGTGCAGCTTCAAAAAGGCTTATTAGCTGTTCGCGTTTCCAGTCCGTGAGGAAGATAAAATTCTGTCCCCTCATTCCAGTTTCATCTAATTTATCCGCGATATTAACCGGTGCAAAACTTCTTGGAAGTGTCATCTCTATTCTCCTCAAAAAAATTACTCTTTAAAGTTCCACATCTCTATTGAAGTCTTTTGAATATACATAGCTAAACCTCTCGCGGCCCGTTGCATATGTCGCTTGTTCCGTGTATGCACCCATAAACAAGAAATCGTCTTTTTTAACATGTATACGGTCAGGTCCCAGTGTATAAATTCCCTCTCCCGAGGTAATGTAGGCTCCATGCTCCTGTACGTGAGTCTCTATAAAGGGATGGCAGGCTCCGGGATCAAAGGACAATATATGAAAATTAAAATCGAAAGCGATATCATTGACAGGGAGGAAATCCTTTAAAAATACATTATCCATCTCCGCATAGTTCATCTCTTCTACATCATTGATATTACCAATGACCGGCGCAGGCAGTGACACTCCCTTAACGGGAATATAGCGCTGTTTATACAGAAGGACACGAAACCTTCCCGTAGACTCATTAAAGAGCTCCAATCCCTTGTCGGCCGGGCAGAACGCAAAACCTCCCTGCGGCAGTTTTTCGATTTTCTCGTCAATTTTTACGGTAAGCTCACCCTCACCATCCATAAAATAGACAAAAGTCTCAATTCCGTCTCCACCCCACGGTATAGTCGTCTTTGCACCGGGTATAACCGTGGATATGATCATCACAAAACTAGCACCAAGTTTGGGGGATGCGAGAATTGTAGATTCAAATCCCTCAAATCCTGGAATAGTGTTTATAACCCTACCCTCCGGCGGAATGACAGAATATACACCATGTTTGATAACCGCTCTTGTTGACAATGGCTCCGTTGGATAACCGACTTTTCCCATTACAATCTCTCCTTTATATTTATTTATCTTGATAATAGATTAACGATTCCCGCCAAGATATGCCTCTTCAACATCTTTATTGTGTAAAAGATCCGAGGAATTTCCCTCCATAATCATCTGCCCCGTTTGGATAACATACGCTCGGTGCGATAAAAGCAAAGCTTTTCTCGCATTTTGTTCAACAATCAATATTGTCATACCAAGCTGTCTGTTAATCTCGGTCAACTCTTTAAATATCTCGCTGATAATAATGGGAGCTAATCCCAAAGATGGCTCATCCAGTAATAGAACTCGAGGTTTCGCCATCAACGCCCTGCCAATTGCCAGCATCTGCTGCTCTCCCCCCGATAAAGTACCGGCATATTGCGTCTTCCGTTCGTTCAGCCTTGGAAAAAGCTTAAAAACCTTTTCCATTTCTGAGTAAATTTCTTCTCTATTTTTTATGGGGAAGGCCCCCATATTGAGATTTTCTATCACAGTCAACGGAGCAAAGACTTTTCTGCCCTCGGGGGATAAAGATATACCGGCAGAAACGATATTAAAGCTCTCTTTAGGGAGTAGTTTTCCATCCAGAAAGACCTCTCCTCCTGCCCTAGGGACAGCTCCCATTATGGCGTTCATAAGAGTTGATTTACCTGCTCCGTTGGCACCGATTACAGCGACTATCTCACCACTGTAGACGTCCAGATTCACGCCTTTTAACGCTTGGATAGCTCCATAATTAACTGTTAAATTGTTCACGGAAAGCAGCGAAGCCCTGTTATTCATTGCTAATCGTCCTCTCCTAAATAAGCGACAAGAACATCCTTGTTATTTTGTATCTCGTTGGGAGTACCTTCCGCTATTTTTGCACCAAAATTGACACAAATAATATGCGGGCAAATTTTCATAACAAGCTCCATATGATGCTCTATTAACAGTATCGTCAAATTAAAATCCGAATGTATTTTGAGTATCAATTGGTTAAGTTGTTCGATTTCTTCCGCATTCATGCCGGCTGCGGGTTCATCTAAAAGAAGTAGTTCTGGCTCAAGGGCGATAGCACGTGCCATTTCAAGGCGTCTTTGGAGACCATACGGCAGTGTTCCCGCCTCCTGCATATAACGATCTGCCAGCCCAACCCTGTCCAATAATTCCATACTCCTTTCCTTGGTAGCCTTTTCCTTATTCTTCCAGCGTCCTAAGTGGCTTACCGCTTCAAAGAAAGAATATTTTTGCTGCTGCTGCATTGCAGTCATCACATTCTCCAAAACTGACGCATCGTTGAAAAGCCTGAGATTCTGAAATGTCCGCGATATTCCCATTCCAACAATTTGATCCGGCCTAAATCTAAGTAAAGACTTACTATTGAAGAAAATATCGCCGGAAGATACTTTATATACACCTGAGATAAGATTAAATATAGTAGTCTTGCCGGCCCCGTTTGGACCGATAATAGCCGTGAGTTCACCCTTAGCTATTGTCATACTTATGTCTTTTACAGCATGGACTCCACCAAATGATTTGTTGACCTTTTCCAACCTTAGTATCTCTTTATCCATACAAATCACCTTTTCACCACAGCAAGTTTTCTTTTACCGGTAATAAATTCCTTAATGTATTCTGGGGAGAGTTCGTGCTTGCCCATGATTCCTGAAGGCCTCAGAACCATTATCAGGACCAACACTATCCCATATACAAGCATGCGATATTTTGACATTGGCCGGAAAAGTTCCGTAACTAAGGTGAGAATAGTGGCCCCCACCAGGCTTCCGCTCATTGATCCCAATCCGCCAAAAACTACCAATGCTACCAGTTCCGTGGATTTTGCTGAGTCAAACATTATAGGCTGAACAAAAGACATGTAGCCTGCCATCAAAGCACCTGCTATCCCACAGTAAAACGCCGATATTGCCAGACTCAAAACTCTATAATGAGCTGTGTGAAATCCGAGTAAAGACGAAGCCTGACTGTCGTCTCTGCAGGCCTTGAAAGCCCTTCCATAATTCCCGCTGATCAGAAAAAACATCGCAACGGCCATAAGAACCAGAAACGATAGAGCCACGGGTACAGTTGTAAACGCGTCAATTCCAGGATACCCCCGGGCTCCGTTCGTTACGGAACCTCCATTTTCAATCAGAAGCCGGATAGTCTCTCCTAGCCCCAACGAAGCGATAGAATAATAATCTCCATCCAGCTTTAATGTTGGTATACCTATCAGCCATCCAACAGCCATTGATAAAATACCGCCGCAAATAACACTGGGAAACCAATGGATAGAGTATTCAACTGTCATAACCGCCGCAGTATAGGCTCCTATCGCCATATACCCAGCATGCCCTAAAGAGAAAATACCTGTAAACCCTG is drawn from Cloacibacillus porcorum and contains these coding sequences:
- a CDS encoding M20/M25/M40 family metallo-hydrolase, which translates into the protein MSEIRELLYELVSVQSDTGTKLEVKMGEKIFDIIRRNEYFAKHPELCGMESGGDFLGRSVVWALKKGSTNRTVILSGHYDAVEIDSYGELKPYALEPDELKKHLKEVVRSDNAALAATEDDNWLFGRGAADMKAGIAINLHALFTTENAEASVLFAAVCDEENLSAGCRTMMPLLSELRRRFGLDYRLCVITEPQLSSPDEPNKFSVYCGGTGKMLPMIMAKGKLAHCAQNIEGLNAAYMLAEAVRRIELNPELMSSDLGISTQSPSFQIMKDMKTTYDVSMPEYAVGCANILFLGEGRQREIMEKLRDICRTAFKNVMTRYNATFDICKNKGLVTESLRLKAEPVVMSFSELCGKVKEVKGEGYAEFIKEKEAELAEKINSGELNMQQAAAAHIRTMIEASLIDYPAFVIGMAPPYYPANSNEHLDCDISVFEEAVREVVTGRYGYELDMMPYLPGMADISYMSCTNPAAEKALMEQLSVPRSLYDIPFDDIAALNIPCYNLGPHSGNVHQMLERVWLPDVEKVVPETIAKIIERA
- a CDS encoding YhcH/YjgK/YiaL family protein; the encoded protein is MIRTTVTEINRYFCLGRGIKLAVDFIKNSDLASLPPGRYPIDGAKVFALIQEVRTIFSEEALFENHFRSADLQMTISGEECVGYCPVAKLIKSGSYNEATDVQNYTGQADCIMQNKANESVSIFFPEDGHQPYVTRDISQPIKKIVVRINMEYIDS
- the allB gene encoding allantoinase AllB produces the protein MYDLIVSGGKIVLEERIVRADIGVKEGKIVAIGELSSCLATEIVDARGKYIFPGLVDCHVHLNDPGFTWREDFCTGTSAAAAGGVTTVIDMPLQNEPPLFNLDAFSKKARVLSGRSAVDYAFWGAALNYNINDIKELHKAGCVAYKIFLAPVSEDYQTLGEDTVARVFKETLQFNGLVGFHAEDYYTIKKEENKFLNKENCSWQDYLTTRPLSAELTAVTNVIALVRETGARAHICHVSHPAVAALIDFAQREGLPITAETCMHYLVFSSTDLLAKGAFFKCAPPLREVDCRERLWNYVANGVLSVICSDHSPCREDEKDVSLHGVFCAWGGISGLQNTMQLFFEYAINQRKYSPTLLSKALSANPAKIFGLYGQKGAVKIGFDADLVIFDPLMPWIITKDSLLYKNKISAFIGLSGIGLPVRTILRGKTIYIHGEDNAAFYNGCLVIPKD
- a CDS encoding pyridoxal-phosphate-dependent aminotransferase family protein; amino-acid sequence: MELKAGMTLPLRKTTEKLLMGPGPSNADQRVLRAMSEPMIGHLDPDFLGIMNETRELLKYVFQTENELTMAMPGTGSAGMEAAWANTVLPEMKVIICVHGVFGQRMTDVASRYGANVVVVGSPMGRPIDPADLQKAIKDNPDAKVVGIVHAETSTGVLQPLEEISKMVHEAGMFLLVDCVTSLGGVEVPVERLKFDMTYSGTQKCLNCPPGLAPLTVSPRMGEWISKREIPVKNWYLDLNMIMRYWGEDRFYHHTAPINMTYALNEALRIILEEGNEKRWERHWSNARIFWKVLEAMGLKPVVEEKYRLPSLTTYYTPEGVNEASVRKYLMDKYSIEIGGGLGELKGKIHRVGLMGVNSNPAKMALLTVALCDAFNAHGYKCDTGAALEVLSAR
- the allB gene encoding allantoinase AllB, with product MFDLVLKNCMAVTPHGVVTSDVCVKDEKIADIIPCGRDLPAVSVVDIGRKYLFPGVIDPHVHFNDPGLPEREDLRTGTMAAAAGGVTTVIDMPLSGNPTIISLSALEQKKMSVIEKAVVDCALWGGLVNDNTEYLVDMAGSGACAFKAFTCYAGEDFPYVTRDVLLKGMMEAAAHDFLIGVHCEDEKIVSVLESEAKSSGRNGVKDFLKAHPPISEEKAVEMVLEVAEISGARVHICHASIPSVVEKVVAARSRGVKATVETCPHYLIFTEDDLERMQGILKCTPPVRKQKDVDGMWDMLLSGKIDMLGSDHSPSTRSQKKSLRGNFWDIWGGINGVQTFFPLLFYHGVIKRGLGVEDLARLTSTKAAEIFGLWPEKGAISVGCDADFMVFDPTEKWLVFQENLFYKNKHTPYHGMAVTGKVVMTFVRGKCVFDRGVINLIHGSVLHARRTN
- a CDS encoding aspartate/ornithine carbamoyltransferase family protein → MSLFEAAQMIEPFWKHRLNLMNNRILGTIFFQPSTRTRFSTEDAMVRLGGSVLSESNPLHSSSTAKGESLFDYLRTVSTYTDIIGLRHYDDEKVFSSLNGATVPVISCGWGDVTHPTQGILDLYTCYRAFGDFMGMKIMIATPDLSRARSGHSFAMGLAQMGAEIIYVGSSKNKMLPLVHDKLNEAGAKYEIYNDLSNAEIMELMSDCDACYLPGCSVPKDNPEDRAAFLDLIKPFYITLEGLETIKKKTGRKVGIMHSLPRNDVEFDHDIDNSEFQLYFQQMAFSVPIRMALIAAMVGVK
- the allE gene encoding (S)-ureidoglycine aminohydrolase codes for the protein MGKVGYPTEPLSTRAVIKHGVYSVIPPEGRVINTIPGFEGFESTILASPKLGASFVMIISTVIPGAKTTIPWGGDGIETFVYFMDGEGELTVKIDEKIEKLPQGGFAFCPADKGLELFNESTGRFRVLLYKQRYIPVKGVSLPAPVIGNINDVEEMNYAEMDNVFLKDFLPVNDIAFDFNFHILSFDPGACHPFIETHVQEHGAYITSGEGIYTLGPDRIHVKKDDFLFMGAYTEQATYATGRERFSYVYSKDFNRDVEL
- a CDS encoding ABC transporter ATP-binding protein → MNNRASLLSVNNLTVNYGAIQALKGVNLDVYSGEIVAVIGANGAGKSTLMNAIMGAVPRAGGEVFLDGKLLPKESFNIVSAGISLSPEGRKVFAPLTVIENLNMGAFPIKNREEIYSEMEKVFKLFPRLNERKTQYAGTLSGGEQQMLAIGRALMAKPRVLLLDEPSLGLAPIIISEIFKELTEINRQLGMTILIVEQNARKALLLSHRAYVIQTGQMIMEGNSSDLLHNKDVEEAYLGGNR
- a CDS encoding ABC transporter ATP-binding protein — encoded protein: MDKEILRLEKVNKSFGGVHAVKDISMTIAKGELTAIIGPNGAGKTTIFNLISGVYKVSSGDIFFNSKSLLRFRPDQIVGMGISRTFQNLRLFNDASVLENVMTAMQQQQKYSFFEAVSHLGRWKNKEKATKERSMELLDRVGLADRYMQEAGTLPYGLQRRLEMARAIALEPELLLLDEPAAGMNAEEIEQLNQLILKIHSDFNLTILLIEHHMELVMKICPHIICVNFGAKIAEGTPNEIQNNKDVLVAYLGEDD
- a CDS encoding branched-chain amino acid ABC transporter permease, which codes for MSGYLEGIIALLCINCIAGMGVSLLTGFTGIFSLGHAGYMAIGAYTAAVMTVEYSIHWFPSVICGGILSMAVGWLIGIPTLKLDGDYYSIASLGLGETIRLLIENGGSVTNGARGYPGIDAFTTVPVALSFLVLMAVAMFFLISGNYGRAFKACRDDSQASSLLGFHTAHYRVLSLAISAFYCGIAGALMAGYMSFVQPIMFDSAKSTELVALVVFGGLGSMSGSLVGATILTLVTELFRPMSKYRMLVYGIVLVLIMVLRPSGIMGKHELSPEYIKEFITGKRKLAVVKR